A genomic window from Mesorhizobium sp. CAU 1732 includes:
- a CDS encoding methyl-accepting chemotaxis protein: protein MNTHSHDMAALHERLDFIGIDKSAKERLRALQPVIAGSIGDALDDFYAKVQATPQTSRFFASDGLMGSAKKRQQSHWDLIAAAEFDERYVAGVSAVGKAHARLGLEPRWYIGGYALIVEKLIGAVMEKRWPSRFGRRKTAGLAAEISTVVKAAMLDMDYAISVYLDELAEARRQAEEEKAKAETAQRAALALLGDALNDLAGGNMESRLSAALPEEFAEMARNFNSAVDALRAALAEVHGTSSSILAGAEGIASASDDLSRRTEQQAASLEESSAALHELAESVRHTADSAAKASGVVASTQDEASQSEKIVSEAVTAMGKIKESSQEIAAIIGVIDEIAFQTNLLALNAGVEAARAGEAGRGFAVVAQEVRSLAQRCASSAKEIKELISASGGHVESGVSLVGAAGEALASMIGRIHEINHLMTGIASAAAEQSQGISEVNTAVSQMDQITQKNAAMVEETSAESQRLKAEANELGAKLRRFRIGAVKHTAPDRVARASPKSARPAAASLPRVTGAGGVALAIRSEAAEEGWEEF, encoded by the coding sequence ATGAACACCCACAGTCACGACATGGCCGCTCTGCACGAGCGCCTGGATTTCATCGGAATCGACAAGAGTGCGAAGGAGCGGCTTCGCGCCCTGCAGCCGGTGATCGCCGGGTCGATCGGCGATGCGCTGGACGATTTCTACGCCAAGGTGCAGGCGACGCCTCAGACAAGCCGCTTCTTCGCCAGCGATGGCCTGATGGGGTCGGCAAAGAAGCGTCAGCAATCGCATTGGGACCTGATCGCGGCTGCCGAATTCGATGAACGCTACGTTGCCGGCGTGTCCGCAGTCGGCAAGGCGCATGCCCGCCTCGGGCTTGAGCCCCGCTGGTATATCGGCGGCTATGCGTTGATCGTGGAAAAGCTGATCGGCGCCGTGATGGAGAAACGCTGGCCATCGCGGTTCGGCCGCCGCAAGACGGCGGGGCTCGCAGCCGAAATTTCGACTGTGGTGAAGGCGGCCATGCTCGACATGGATTACGCCATTTCCGTCTATCTGGACGAACTCGCCGAAGCGCGACGCCAGGCCGAGGAGGAAAAGGCCAAGGCGGAAACCGCGCAGCGCGCGGCGCTTGCGCTGCTTGGCGACGCCTTGAACGATCTTGCGGGCGGGAACATGGAGAGCCGCCTCAGCGCCGCCTTGCCGGAGGAGTTCGCCGAAATGGCGCGAAACTTCAATTCGGCGGTCGATGCGTTGCGCGCGGCGCTTGCGGAAGTGCATGGCACGTCGTCGTCGATCCTCGCAGGCGCGGAAGGCATTGCATCCGCATCCGACGATCTGTCGCGCCGCACCGAGCAGCAGGCTGCCAGCCTGGAGGAAAGCTCCGCTGCGTTGCACGAACTCGCGGAAAGCGTCCGGCACACCGCCGACAGCGCCGCCAAGGCGTCCGGCGTTGTGGCGTCGACGCAGGACGAGGCCAGCCAGTCCGAAAAGATCGTTTCCGAAGCCGTCACCGCCATGGGGAAGATCAAGGAATCGTCCCAGGAGATCGCGGCGATCATCGGCGTTATCGACGAGATCGCGTTCCAGACCAATCTCCTCGCTCTCAATGCAGGCGTCGAGGCGGCGCGTGCCGGCGAAGCAGGGCGCGGCTTCGCCGTTGTTGCGCAGGAAGTGCGCAGCCTCGCGCAGCGTTGCGCGAGTTCGGCCAAGGAGATCAAGGAATTGATCTCCGCCAGCGGCGGTCACGTCGAATCGGGCGTTTCGCTGGTGGGGGCGGCAGGCGAAGCGCTGGCGAGCATGATCGGGCGCATTCACGAAATCAATCATCTGATGACGGGTATCGCGTCTGCTGCGGCCGAGCAGTCGCAAGGCATCAGCGAGGTCAATACGGCCGTCAGCCAGATGGATCAGATCACCCAGAAGAACGCAGCGATGGTCGAAGAGACATCAGCCGAATCGCAGCGTCTCAAGGCCGAGGCGAATGAGCTCGGCGCAAAGCTGAGGCGTTTCCGGATTGGTGCTGTCAAGCATACAGCCCCCGACAGGGTCGCGAGGGCGTCACCGAAATCCGCGAGGCCGGCTGCGGCCTCCTTGCCGCGTGTCACGGGTGCAGGCGGTGTGGCGTTGGCGATCCGGTCCGAAGCTGCGGAAGAGGGCTGGGAAGAGTTTTAG
- a CDS encoding M20 aminoacylase family protein: MPIINRVAEMHDEVTGWRQHLHTIPELLYDVHQTSAFVAEKLRAFGCDEVVPGIGRTGVVGIIKGNLGAGPTIGLRADMDALPLTEITGKPYASQTAGRMHACGHDGHTAMLLGAAKYLSETRNFAGSVAVIFQPAEEGGAGGKAMVDDGMMDRFGISRVFGMHNMPGLPVGQFAIRPGPIMAATAEFTITIKGKGGHAAMPHGTIDPIVAASQMVQALQTIAARTIDPIDSIVVSVTKFHAGDAYNVIPQEAKLAGTIRTLRTEVGEKARERMRAICEGIAAANGASVHVDIDVNYPVTYNNPDEATFAAGVAVGVAGDPNVQADVNPVMGGEDFSYMLESRPGAFIFLGNGDTANLHNPAYDFNDEVIPHGVSYWVKLAETALGR, encoded by the coding sequence ATGCCGATTATCAACCGCGTAGCTGAAATGCATGACGAAGTGACCGGATGGCGGCAGCATCTGCACACCATTCCCGAGTTGCTCTACGACGTGCACCAGACGTCGGCCTTCGTCGCCGAGAAGCTGCGTGCCTTCGGATGTGACGAGGTCGTGCCGGGCATCGGCCGCACCGGCGTCGTCGGCATCATCAAGGGCAATCTCGGTGCGGGGCCGACGATCGGCCTGCGCGCCGACATGGATGCCCTGCCGCTGACCGAGATCACCGGCAAGCCCTACGCGTCCCAGACCGCTGGAAGGATGCACGCCTGCGGACATGACGGCCATACGGCGATGCTCCTCGGTGCGGCGAAGTACCTGTCCGAGACCCGCAACTTCGCGGGCTCGGTCGCGGTCATCTTCCAGCCCGCCGAAGAAGGCGGCGCCGGCGGCAAGGCCATGGTCGATGACGGCATGATGGATCGCTTCGGGATTTCGCGCGTCTTCGGCATGCACAACATGCCCGGGCTTCCCGTTGGCCAGTTCGCGATCCGCCCAGGTCCGATCATGGCGGCGACCGCCGAGTTCACGATCACGATCAAGGGCAAGGGCGGCCACGCCGCCATGCCGCATGGAACCATCGACCCGATCGTCGCCGCCAGCCAGATGGTGCAGGCATTGCAGACGATCGCTGCCCGCACGATCGATCCGATCGATTCGATCGTCGTGTCGGTCACCAAGTTTCACGCAGGCGATGCCTACAACGTCATTCCGCAGGAAGCCAAGCTGGCCGGAACGATCCGCACCCTGCGCACCGAGGTCGGCGAAAAGGCGCGCGAGCGTATGCGGGCGATCTGCGAAGGCATCGCGGCTGCCAACGGCGCGAGCGTTCATGTCGACATCGACGTCAACTATCCCGTGACCTACAACAATCCCGACGAGGCGACCTTCGCAGCGGGCGTGGCTGTCGGCGTTGCCGGCGATCCGAACGTGCAGGCGGACGTCAACCCGGTCATGGGCGGCGAGGATTTCTCCTACATGCTCGAATCACGGCCGGGCGCCTTCATCTTCCTCGGCAATGGCGACACGGCCAACCTGCACAATCCCGCTTACGACTTCAATGACGAGGTGATCCCGCATGGCGTCTCATACTGGGTGAAGCTCGCCGAAACGGCGCTCGGACGTTAG
- a CDS encoding D-alanyl-D-alanine carboxypeptidase family protein, giving the protein MASASQAGPSVLVDLGTGKVLEQEDAFAPWYPASLTKLMTTFVTFRAIKAGEITMESPIRVSERASKEPPSKMGFKPGSVLTVDNAIKILMVKSANDIATAVAESVGGSRQAFVERMNAEAQRLGMSNTRFANAHGLHADEQMTTARDLAVLAMALRNEFPQYAGYYSLEAIKSGESLMENHNDLIMRFDGANGMKTGYTCPSGFNLIASATRNGRTLMAVVIGEPTVEARADKAANLLAKGFETSGDTAPFLGQLRPNGTEAAQPINLRSTICTEEHWKVVTEARGPAGKPVYTSPHIKEPTREPVVVAVGLGGATGPESPAPRYADVPIPTPRPDYAPGAMAEGG; this is encoded by the coding sequence ATGGCGAGCGCGTCCCAGGCAGGACCATCCGTGCTCGTCGATCTCGGCACCGGCAAGGTGCTCGAGCAGGAGGACGCGTTCGCGCCCTGGTATCCGGCCTCGCTCACCAAGCTGATGACGACCTTCGTCACCTTCCGCGCCATCAAGGCCGGAGAGATCACGATGGAATCGCCGATCCGGGTTTCGGAACGCGCCTCGAAGGAACCGCCGAGCAAGATGGGCTTCAAGCCCGGCTCGGTGCTCACCGTCGACAACGCCATCAAGATTCTGATGGTGAAATCCGCCAACGACATCGCAACGGCCGTCGCCGAAAGCGTTGGCGGCTCGCGTCAGGCCTTCGTGGAACGGATGAACGCCGAGGCGCAGCGTCTCGGCATGTCGAACACGCGCTTCGCCAACGCGCACGGCCTCCATGCCGACGAGCAGATGACGACCGCCCGCGATCTCGCCGTGCTGGCGATGGCGCTGCGCAACGAGTTCCCGCAATATGCCGGTTATTATTCGCTCGAGGCGATCAAGTCGGGTGAGTCGCTGATGGAGAACCACAACGACCTCATCATGCGATTCGACGGCGCCAACGGCATGAAGACTGGTTATACCTGCCCTTCAGGCTTCAACCTGATCGCGTCCGCGACGCGCAACGGACGCACGTTGATGGCCGTCGTGATCGGCGAACCGACGGTCGAGGCCCGCGCGGACAAGGCCGCCAACCTGCTCGCCAAGGGTTTTGAGACGTCAGGAGACACCGCGCCCTTCCTCGGCCAGCTTCGTCCGAACGGCACCGAAGCCGCGCAACCGATCAATTTGCGCTCGACGATCTGCACGGAAGAGCACTGGAAGGTGGTGACCGAGGCCCGCGGGCCGGCCGGCAAGCCGGTCTACACCTCGCCCCACATCAAGGAACCGACGCGCGAGCCGGTGGTTGTCGCAGTCGGGCTCGGTGGCGCGACAGGCCCTGAATCGCCCGCGCCGCGCTATGCCGATGTCCCGATCCCGACGCCCCGGCCCGATTATGCGCCTGGCGCGATGGCCGAAGGCGGCTGA
- a CDS encoding GTP-binding protein, protein MTHQPIAVSILTGFLGAGKTTLLNRLLKDPALEATAVIINEYGEVGIDHLLVEKATDGIIELADGCICCTVRGELVDTLADIVDRMQTGKIAPLKRIVIETTGLADPVPVLHAVMGHPALSQAFRLDGVICVVDAVNGGATLDAHAEAVRQIAVADRIVIAKSDLAEAEGVTALRTRLRTLNPSADMLEADDGTTGVAALFECGVYNPETKTADVQRWLGEARQHDHHDHAHHHDHDHEHDHHHAHDDRVRSVSLVHDRPVPFSAIEMFFDLLRSTQGEKLLRMKGVIELEDDPDRPLVIHGVQKLMHPPARLPSWPDGPRGTRIVLITYDLPEDYVRRLFSAFTSTPTIDTPDRAAMEENPLAIAGYKA, encoded by the coding sequence GTGACCCATCAGCCGATCGCCGTTTCGATCCTCACCGGCTTTCTCGGTGCGGGCAAGACTACGCTTCTCAACCGCCTGCTCAAGGACCCCGCGCTCGAAGCGACCGCGGTGATCATCAACGAGTATGGTGAGGTCGGCATCGATCATCTGCTGGTCGAGAAAGCGACGGACGGCATCATCGAACTGGCCGATGGCTGCATCTGCTGCACCGTTCGCGGCGAACTGGTCGATACCCTTGCCGACATCGTCGACCGCATGCAGACGGGCAAGATCGCTCCGCTGAAGAGGATCGTCATCGAGACGACCGGCCTCGCCGACCCGGTGCCCGTACTTCACGCGGTGATGGGCCACCCTGCTTTGTCGCAGGCCTTCCGGCTGGACGGCGTCATCTGCGTGGTGGATGCGGTCAATGGCGGCGCGACGCTCGACGCCCATGCGGAAGCCGTGCGCCAGATCGCCGTCGCCGACCGGATCGTCATCGCGAAATCCGACCTTGCCGAAGCCGAGGGCGTGACGGCGTTGCGCACACGCCTGCGCACGCTGAACCCTTCCGCCGACATGCTGGAAGCCGACGATGGCACGACCGGCGTCGCAGCCCTTTTCGAATGTGGCGTCTACAACCCGGAAACGAAGACGGCGGATGTACAACGCTGGCTGGGCGAGGCCCGGCAGCATGATCATCATGATCATGCGCATCATCATGACCACGATCATGAGCACGATCACCACCACGCCCATGACGATCGCGTGAGGTCGGTCTCGCTTGTGCATGATCGGCCGGTGCCATTTTCCGCCATCGAGATGTTCTTCGACCTGCTGCGCTCGACGCAGGGTGAAAAACTCCTGCGCATGAAAGGCGTCATCGAACTGGAGGACGACCCGGATCGCCCTCTCGTGATTCACGGCGTGCAGAAGCTGATGCATCCGCCGGCACGCCTGCCCTCCTGGCCGGACGGGCCGCGCGGCACCCGCATCGTCCTGATCACCTACGACCTGCCGGAAGATTATGTGAGGCGGTTGTTCTCGGCATTCACGAGCACACCCACGATCGACACGCCGGATCGCGCGGCGATGGAAGAGAACCCGTTGGCCATCGCGGGCTACAAGGCGTAG
- a CDS encoding sulfurtransferase TusA family protein, which translates to MIRLDAVAVYDLRGLNCPLPVLRTRKRLSTMRSGVMLCVETTDPLAVIDIPAFCQEAGHRLIESSAVEGGHRFLIERGQL; encoded by the coding sequence ATGATCCGCTTGGACGCCGTCGCGGTCTATGATCTGAGAGGGCTCAACTGTCCGCTGCCCGTCCTGCGCACGCGCAAGCGGCTGTCGACCATGCGTTCGGGCGTCATGCTCTGCGTCGAGACGACCGACCCTCTCGCCGTCATCGACATTCCGGCCTTTTGCCAGGAGGCGGGCCATCGCCTCATCGAAAGTTCAGCCGTGGAAGGTGGACACCGCTTCCTGATCGAGCGCGGCCAGCTCTGA
- a CDS encoding murein L,D-transpeptidase family protein has product MKTSIASAVLLVAGLALAGCNGTLEEIAPTTTAGPKATKPLPEQLVQSMRAKGMSTTAPIMLRIFKEEATLEVWKQKSSGRYDLAISYDICKWSGRLGPKFTEGDRQAPEGFYSVRPHQMNPQSSYHLAFNIGFPNSYDRANGRTGQHLMVHGACSSAGCYSMTDGQIEQIYALARDAFAGGQTEFQIQAFPFRMTAANMARYKEDRNYAFWTMLKEGYDHFEITKVPPKVDVCEKRYVFNQMAADGSTFSPSAACPATTQPQSLQVAYKSYQNTYDAAFKAANGTFKKPTAPAPTIAGLEEAALVADWSRRRARGERVMREPPTLAKPEILVAEKPAPQVLETTVAVVPTPAPAAQQAAQQQAVAPQAVPSKPSMLSLFPFRRAPADTQPVDVAPMPDAPAIATAAAPAAPQTPAPQTAATQTAQTQAGAEAEVMPAAAVTNSPPPETGGLGLRKRLTGLFGG; this is encoded by the coding sequence ATGAAGACCAGCATCGCAAGCGCCGTTCTGTTGGTTGCAGGTCTCGCGCTGGCGGGCTGCAACGGGACGCTCGAGGAAATCGCGCCGACGACCACCGCCGGCCCCAAGGCCACCAAGCCGTTGCCGGAACAACTCGTGCAGTCGATGCGCGCCAAGGGCATGTCGACGACAGCGCCCATCATGCTCCGCATCTTCAAGGAAGAGGCGACGCTGGAGGTCTGGAAACAGAAGTCCTCCGGGCGCTACGACCTCGCGATCAGCTACGACATCTGCAAGTGGTCCGGCCGTCTCGGGCCGAAGTTCACGGAAGGCGATCGTCAGGCACCGGAAGGGTTTTACTCGGTCCGACCGCACCAGATGAACCCGCAGTCGAGCTACCATCTTGCGTTCAACATCGGCTTTCCCAACAGCTACGACCGCGCGAACGGCCGCACCGGGCAGCATCTGATGGTCCATGGCGCCTGCTCGTCGGCTGGCTGCTATTCGATGACCGACGGGCAGATCGAACAGATCTATGCGCTGGCGCGTGACGCGTTCGCCGGCGGACAGACCGAATTCCAGATCCAGGCTTTCCCGTTCCGCATGACGGCGGCCAATATGGCCCGCTACAAGGAGGACCGGAACTACGCGTTCTGGACCATGCTGAAGGAAGGCTACGACCACTTCGAGATCACCAAGGTCCCGCCCAAGGTCGATGTCTGCGAGAAGCGTTACGTCTTCAACCAGATGGCCGCGGACGGCAGCACGTTCTCGCCTTCGGCCGCATGCCCGGCGACGACGCAGCCGCAGTCGTTGCAGGTCGCATACAAGAGCTACCAGAACACCTACGATGCGGCATTCAAGGCGGCAAACGGTACGTTCAAGAAGCCGACCGCTCCGGCGCCTACCATCGCCGGGCTGGAAGAGGCAGCGCTCGTCGCCGATTGGTCGCGCCGACGCGCGCGGGGCGAGCGGGTGATGCGCGAGCCGCCGACGCTTGCCAAGCCCGAAATCCTGGTGGCCGAAAAGCCGGCCCCGCAGGTACTTGAGACGACTGTCGCCGTGGTGCCGACGCCAGCGCCGGCCGCACAGCAGGCCGCTCAGCAGCAGGCAGTCGCGCCGCAGGCGGTTCCGTCCAAACCGTCGATGCTGTCGCTCTTCCCCTTCCGCCGCGCGCCTGCGGATACTCAGCCCGTCGATGTTGCGCCGATGCCTGACGCGCCGGCCATTGCCACGGCGGCAGCGCCCGCTGCGCCACAGACTCCGGCGCCGCAAACCGCCGCGACACAGACCGCGCAGACACAGGCAGGCGCTGAGGCGGAGGTGATGCCGGCCGCGGCGGTGACGAATTCGCCACCCCCGGAAACCGGCGGCCTTGGCCTGCGCAAGCGCCTTACCGGCCTCTTCGGCGGATGA
- a CDS encoding acetyl-CoA carboxylase carboxyltransferase subunit alpha encodes MFNYLDFEKPVADLEGKILELKKLSENGEAVDVGDEISRLEKRSKDALREAYRALTPWQKVQVARHPDRPHCLDYVRALFTEFTPLAGDRAFGEDNAVIAGFARFNGESVAVLGLEKGNDTQSRLKHNFGSARPEGYRKAVRVMEMADRFGIPVISLVDTAGAYPGIGAEERGQAEAIARSTSACLSLRSPSISLIIGEGGSGGAIAIAVANQVYMLEHSIYSVISPEGAASILWRDTTRSKDAATNMKITAQDLLELKIIDGIIAEPLGGAHRAPEAIIEAAGAQISKGFEELRQGNMDFREQRREKFLAMGRTL; translated from the coding sequence ATGTTCAATTATCTCGATTTCGAAAAGCCGGTCGCAGACCTCGAAGGCAAAATCCTGGAGCTCAAGAAGCTTTCGGAAAACGGCGAGGCGGTCGATGTCGGTGACGAGATATCGCGGCTGGAAAAGCGCTCCAAGGATGCGCTGCGCGAGGCCTATCGCGCGCTGACGCCGTGGCAGAAGGTGCAGGTCGCCCGCCATCCCGACCGGCCGCATTGCCTGGATTATGTGCGCGCGCTGTTCACCGAGTTCACGCCGCTTGCCGGCGATCGCGCCTTTGGCGAGGACAATGCCGTAATCGCCGGCTTCGCCCGCTTCAATGGCGAATCCGTTGCCGTGTTGGGGCTGGAGAAGGGCAACGACACCCAGAGCCGGCTCAAGCACAATTTCGGCAGCGCACGCCCGGAGGGCTACCGAAAGGCCGTGCGTGTCATGGAGATGGCGGATCGCTTCGGCATCCCGGTCATCAGCCTGGTCGATACCGCCGGCGCCTATCCCGGCATCGGGGCGGAGGAACGCGGCCAGGCGGAAGCGATCGCACGCTCGACGTCGGCCTGCCTGTCGCTGCGCTCGCCCAGCATTTCGCTGATCATCGGCGAGGGCGGGTCAGGCGGGGCGATCGCGATCGCCGTCGCCAACCAGGTCTACATGCTCGAACATTCGATCTATTCGGTGATTTCGCCGGAAGGCGCGGCTTCGATCCTGTGGCGCGATACGACGCGGTCGAAAGATGCGGCGACGAACATGAAGATCACCGCGCAGGACCTGCTCGAGCTCAAGATCATCGACGGCATCATCGCCGAGCCGCTGGGTGGCGCCCACCGCGCGCCGGAGGCGATCATCGAGGCTGCCGGAGCGCAGATCTCGAAGGGCTTCGAAGAATTGCGCCAGGGCAATATGGACTTCCGCGAGCAGCGCCGGGAGAAGTTCCTAGCCATGGGCCGCACGCTCTGA
- a CDS encoding site-specific tyrosine recombinase XerD: MNSGSRVEAFLEMMSAERGASENTLAAYRRDLEDASGYMARKGAGLATATSSDLRAWIDEIAARGFASSSQARMLSAARQFFKFLYAEGLRSDDPTAVIDPPRKGRSLPRTMQEDAVAKLLQRAEVETKDAPDDAAVLAAIRLQALVETLYATGLRVSELVALPVSVALRDERFFVVRGKGSKDRMVPLSTKARSALKAWLAVRKGVPRFGESPYLFPSSSEAGHVPRQVFARELKGLAARAGVPAAKVSPHVLRHAFASHLLQNGADLRTVQQLLGHADISTTQIYTHVLENRLVELVSKHHPLADPH, translated from the coding sequence TTGAACAGCGGTTCGAGGGTCGAGGCCTTCCTGGAGATGATGAGCGCCGAGCGCGGTGCGAGCGAAAACACGCTTGCCGCGTATCGTCGCGATCTCGAGGACGCATCCGGCTATATGGCGCGCAAGGGCGCGGGCCTGGCGACGGCTACCTCGTCCGATTTGCGGGCATGGATCGACGAGATCGCGGCGCGGGGCTTCGCGTCGTCGTCCCAGGCGCGGATGCTGTCGGCAGCGCGCCAGTTCTTCAAGTTCCTCTATGCCGAAGGCCTTCGCAGCGACGACCCGACCGCCGTGATCGATCCGCCGCGAAAGGGCAGGTCCCTGCCCAGGACGATGCAGGAGGATGCGGTCGCGAAACTTCTGCAACGGGCGGAGGTCGAGACGAAGGATGCTCCCGACGACGCGGCGGTTCTCGCCGCTATCCGCCTGCAAGCGCTTGTCGAGACGCTCTATGCGACCGGGTTGCGCGTGTCCGAACTCGTGGCGCTGCCCGTCAGCGTCGCGCTGCGCGACGAACGTTTCTTCGTCGTGCGTGGCAAGGGGTCGAAGGATCGCATGGTGCCGCTGTCGACCAAGGCCAGAAGCGCCCTCAAGGCCTGGCTTGCCGTGCGGAAAGGCGTGCCAAGGTTTGGCGAAAGTCCGTATCTCTTCCCGTCCTCATCCGAGGCCGGTCATGTGCCGCGGCAGGTTTTTGCGCGCGAATTGAAGGGTCTTGCCGCTAGGGCAGGCGTTCCGGCGGCCAAGGTGTCGCCTCACGTCCTTCGCCACGCCTTCGCCAGCCACCTGCTGCAGAACGGCGCGGATTTGCGCACCGTCCAGCAACTTCTCGGTCACGCGGACATATCGACGACGCAAATCTATACACATGTCCTTGAAAACAGGCTGGTCGAACTGGTGAGCAAGCATCACCCGCTTGCCGACCCGCACTAG